One genomic segment of Leptolyngbya sp. CCY15150 includes these proteins:
- a CDS encoding LOG family protein translates to MKCADDAALEIVDEAVMSLWQVVNNLTRIRPHKRDRYRVAIFGSARMASHDPIYQGVQYLAGELTRWGCDIVTGGGPGLMQAANEGSVLADPDNLTQSIGIRVDLSFEQSTNPFVEHVYNHQTFFSRLHHFALISDAFVVVPGGIGTTLEALMIWQLLQVDKLDGTPLIFIGEMWTDLIRWVDKHMVQGTTPFIAPTDLQIPHCVDSFDEAIALLKQSHQQWQEQAQQRCD, encoded by the coding sequence GTGAAGTGTGCCGATGATGCAGCTCTCGAAATCGTAGACGAGGCGGTCATGAGTCTGTGGCAGGTAGTGAACAACCTAACGCGCATCCGTCCACACAAGCGCGATCGCTACCGGGTGGCCATCTTTGGTTCAGCCCGCATGGCGTCCCACGATCCGATCTATCAAGGCGTTCAATATTTGGCAGGGGAGCTCACCCGCTGGGGCTGTGATATTGTCACCGGCGGCGGGCCAGGGTTGATGCAGGCAGCCAATGAGGGCAGTGTGTTGGCAGATCCCGATAACCTCACCCAATCGATCGGGATTCGGGTTGATCTGTCCTTTGAACAATCCACCAATCCCTTTGTCGAACATGTGTATAACCATCAAACCTTTTTCTCGCGCCTGCATCATTTTGCGCTGATTTCCGATGCCTTTGTGGTGGTACCCGGCGGCATTGGCACCACCCTGGAAGCTCTGATGATTTGGCAACTGCTGCAGGTGGACAAGCTAGACGGTACGCCGCTGATCTTTATCGGCGAGATGTGGACAGATTTAATCCGCTGGGTGGACAAGCATATGGTGCAGGGCACCACGCCGTTTATTGCCCCCACCGATCTGCAAATCCCCCACTGTGTCGATAGTTTCGATG